In Salinibacterium sp. ZJ70, one DNA window encodes the following:
- a CDS encoding ABC transporter ATP-binding protein, giving the protein MTHALALRDVTLDLASTRHHSIRLLDHVDLTVERGESVAIVGRSGSGKTSLLAIMGLLSRPHSGSVHIDGTDTARLSDRHRAQLRNDTLGFVFQSYSLAPHLNAYRNVELPLRYGRHARNRRQAARDALTSVGLGERLRARPRHLSGGEQQRVAIARALVRRPKLILADEPTGALDVTTAESVLSLLVAQTAAHGAALILVTHDPAVAAHADRVLQLDDGQLQQVR; this is encoded by the coding sequence ATGACACACGCGCTCGCCCTGCGCGACGTCACGCTCGACCTCGCCAGCACCCGCCACCACAGCATCCGCCTGCTCGACCACGTCGACCTCACCGTCGAGCGCGGAGAGTCGGTGGCGATCGTGGGGCGCTCGGGCTCGGGCAAAACCAGCCTGCTCGCCATCATGGGGCTGCTGTCACGCCCTCACAGCGGCAGCGTGCACATCGACGGAACGGACACCGCTCGGCTCTCCGACCGGCACCGCGCACAACTGAGAAACGACACTCTCGGATTCGTCTTCCAGTCGTACTCGCTGGCCCCGCACCTGAACGCCTACCGCAACGTCGAACTGCCGCTTCGATACGGGCGCCATGCCCGGAACCGCAGGCAAGCCGCCCGCGACGCGCTCACCTCGGTGGGATTAGGCGAGAGGCTGCGTGCCCGCCCCCGCCACCTCTCGGGCGGCGAGCAGCAGCGTGTGGCGATCGCCCGAGCACTCGTGCGGCGACCGAAGCTGATCCTCGCCGACGAACCGACGGGGGCCCTCGATGTGACGACGGCAGAGAGCGTGCTCTCCTTGCTCGTCGCCCAGACCGCAGCGCATGGTGCCGCGCTGATCCTCGTCACCCACGACCCCGCCGTCGCAGCCCACGCCGACCGTGTGCTGCAACTCGACGACGGCCAGCTGCAGCAGGTGCGCTGA
- a CDS encoding efflux RND transporter periplasmic adaptor subunit, with translation MLAACSATQQQVPRPATGVPVDPISPTRGDITAILTVEADAVANPSYSVDAPNGGRVTYPPKPGPGQPFDTGVSVANIDGVPLSAAGYGVVLERLAPAATRVGAGAPVVALRYGGFGVTGVIPVEQAYRLYSGATTARVQFDGGPAATECTPATPHNPAAAASDTPGVVVLCLLPDTAGLLAGMTGTMAFATGSAQDVIRVPLAAVAGTAGSGRVVVVTDTGTQTRDVELGISDGINIEIRSGLAENERILPYGPNLRQTIR, from the coding sequence GTGCTGGCCGCATGCAGCGCAACCCAGCAGCAGGTGCCGCGTCCGGCGACTGGTGTTCCTGTCGACCCGATCTCGCCCACCCGCGGAGACATCACCGCCATCCTCACCGTAGAAGCGGACGCGGTGGCCAACCCCAGCTACAGCGTCGACGCCCCGAACGGTGGCCGTGTCACCTACCCCCCAAAACCCGGCCCCGGGCAACCCTTCGACACCGGCGTCAGCGTCGCGAACATCGACGGCGTGCCACTCTCTGCTGCCGGATATGGTGTCGTGCTCGAACGGCTCGCCCCTGCCGCTACTCGAGTGGGTGCAGGGGCGCCCGTCGTCGCGCTCCGCTACGGCGGCTTCGGCGTGACAGGGGTGATCCCCGTCGAGCAGGCCTACCGCCTCTACTCCGGTGCCACCACCGCCCGCGTGCAGTTCGACGGCGGGCCCGCCGCCACCGAATGCACACCCGCAACACCCCACAACCCGGCGGCCGCCGCAAGCGACACCCCAGGTGTCGTCGTGCTGTGCCTGCTGCCCGACACCGCCGGGCTGCTCGCCGGGATGACCGGCACCATGGCGTTCGCCACTGGGTCGGCGCAGGACGTCATCCGCGTGCCCCTCGCCGCTGTTGCCGGCACTGCGGGCAGCGGGCGCGTGGTCGTCGTCACCGACACCGGCACCCAGACCCGCGACGTCGAACTGGGAATCAGCGACGGCATCAACATCGAGATCCGATCCGGGCTCGCCGAGAACGAACGCATCCTCCCCTACGGCCCCAACCTGCGGCAAACCATCAGATGA
- a CDS encoding NADP-dependent oxidoreductase, with product MTTMHAVTFDAPGPPEALTLTEIAIPARVNGEVLVQVHAAGVNPVDAKTRAGRGAWPAAHGLPTVLGNDVAGVVVEAPYDAHPLSPGTRVYGMGMVPRTPGAYAEYVSLPATSLAKMPRRTDFIEAAAVPLAALTAWGMVVEIAKAHEGQRMLIHAGAGGVGHFAVQLASFFGAHVIATCSADNIDFVRALGAAEVVDYTAGPFEESVGTVDAVIDLIGNTANDTGSRSLRTLRPAGLYVNAPTGSFPTMHEEADAAGVRATDFRVSPDAATLAVITRLIDARDLTVHVERVLPLANAASAHRLIETGHTRGKLVLSVAR from the coding sequence ATGACGACGATGCATGCCGTGACGTTCGACGCACCGGGCCCCCCGGAGGCGCTGACACTAACTGAAATCGCGATCCCTGCGCGGGTGAACGGCGAGGTGCTCGTCCAGGTGCACGCCGCGGGCGTCAATCCCGTCGATGCGAAGACCCGCGCCGGGCGGGGCGCCTGGCCCGCGGCCCACGGGTTGCCGACGGTGCTCGGCAACGACGTCGCGGGGGTTGTCGTCGAGGCGCCGTACGACGCGCATCCGCTCTCCCCCGGAACGCGCGTGTACGGCATGGGGATGGTGCCGCGCACACCCGGCGCGTACGCCGAGTACGTGTCGCTGCCCGCGACGAGCCTCGCCAAGATGCCACGGCGCACCGACTTCATCGAGGCGGCCGCTGTGCCGCTCGCCGCACTCACCGCATGGGGCATGGTCGTCGAGATCGCGAAGGCGCACGAGGGCCAGCGGATGCTCATCCACGCGGGCGCCGGCGGCGTGGGGCACTTCGCGGTGCAGCTGGCGAGCTTCTTCGGCGCGCACGTCATCGCCACCTGCTCAGCAGACAACATCGACTTCGTGCGCGCCCTCGGCGCCGCGGAGGTCGTGGACTACACGGCGGGTCCGTTCGAGGAATCCGTCGGTACCGTCGACGCGGTCATCGACCTCATCGGGAACACCGCGAACGACACCGGGTCGCGTTCGCTGCGCACCCTGCGCCCGGCCGGCCTCTACGTGAACGCGCCCACCGGATCCTTCCCGACCATGCACGAGGAGGCGGACGCCGCGGGAGTGCGCGCGACCGACTTCCGGGTGTCGCCGGATGCCGCCACGCTCGCGGTCATCACGCGCCTCATCGACGCGCGCGACCTCACGGTGCACGTCGAGCGGGTGCTGCCGCTCGCGAATGCCGCCTCGGCACACCGCCTCATCGAGACGGGGCACACGCGCGGGAAGCTCGTGCTGAGCGTCGCCCGTTGA
- a CDS encoding GNAT family N-acetyltransferase: MILVRPAVPADVPALADLAALTFPLACPPHVTAQAAAAFIAANLTASHFARALDDPTREVLVATVGDALAGYVLLVAGEPTDPDVAAAVSARPTVELSKCYVHPEHHGGGVASALMTAGLDTARARGAASVWLGVNQLNERAQRFYAKSGFERVGTKRFLVGDRFEDDFVFEHLL; the protein is encoded by the coding sequence GTGATCCTCGTGCGCCCGGCGGTGCCCGCCGATGTCCCGGCCCTCGCCGACCTCGCCGCGCTGACATTCCCGCTCGCGTGCCCCCCGCACGTCACCGCTCAGGCTGCGGCCGCGTTCATCGCCGCGAACCTCACCGCGTCCCATTTCGCCCGCGCCCTCGACGACCCCACGCGAGAGGTGCTCGTGGCCACGGTCGGCGACGCCCTCGCGGGCTACGTGCTGCTGGTCGCGGGTGAGCCGACGGATCCCGACGTCGCCGCGGCTGTGAGCGCGCGCCCCACCGTCGAGCTCTCCAAGTGCTACGTGCATCCCGAACATCACGGCGGCGGAGTCGCGAGCGCGCTCATGACGGCGGGTCTCGATACGGCACGCGCACGCGGGGCGGCGAGCGTGTGGCTCGGCGTCAACCAGCTGAACGAGCGCGCGCAGCGCTTCTACGCCAAGAGCGGTTTCGAGCGCGTCGGCACGAAGCGCTTCCTCGTGGGTGACCGCTTCGAGGACGACTTCGTCTTCGAGCACCTGCTGTGA
- a CDS encoding FAD-binding oxidoreductase encodes MSPHDTVFERYPAPASVVAHSLKGARQSPFWLDELGDGPEHPALVGDTTTDLVIVGGGFTGLWTAVRAKQRDPERRVVLLEAKRLGWAQSGRNGGFVEASITHGEENGRSRWADEYEQLARLGMENLDAMEQTILEHSLDVQWERTGELDVATEPHQVEWLDGTRPADGDSDVVLFDRDEVQAQIHSPTYLAGTWRKREVALVHPGRLVRELARLATELGVEIHEHSPVRRLDDSATGVRVVTDAGSVTGSHVALGTSVYPSLLTRNRLMTVPVYDYVVMTEPLGPGQLASIGWEGRQGIGDLANQFHYYRRTADDRILFGGYDAIYHYGGRVRAQYEDRPQSFEKLASHFFTTFPQLEGLQFSHKWAGAIDTSTQFCAFFGTARKGRIAYAAGYTGLGVGATRFAADTMLDLLDGEPTERTELEMVRKRPLPFPPEPAASMGINATRWSLDRADHTEGRRNILLRTLDALGLGFDS; translated from the coding sequence ATGTCACCGCACGACACCGTATTCGAACGCTATCCGGCGCCGGCCTCCGTCGTCGCGCACTCTCTGAAGGGGGCCAGGCAGTCGCCGTTCTGGCTCGACGAGCTGGGCGATGGCCCCGAGCACCCCGCCCTCGTCGGCGACACCACGACCGATCTCGTGATCGTCGGCGGCGGCTTCACCGGCCTCTGGACGGCGGTGCGCGCCAAGCAGCGCGACCCCGAGCGCCGCGTCGTGCTGCTCGAGGCCAAGCGGCTCGGATGGGCGCAGTCGGGCCGCAACGGAGGGTTCGTCGAGGCGAGCATCACCCACGGCGAGGAGAACGGCCGCAGCCGCTGGGCCGACGAGTACGAGCAGCTCGCGCGCCTCGGCATGGAGAACCTCGACGCGATGGAGCAGACCATCCTCGAGCATTCCCTCGACGTGCAGTGGGAGCGCACGGGAGAGCTCGACGTCGCGACGGAACCGCACCAGGTCGAGTGGCTCGACGGCACACGACCCGCCGACGGCGACTCGGATGTCGTGCTCTTCGACCGCGACGAAGTGCAGGCCCAGATCCACTCCCCCACCTACCTCGCCGGCACCTGGCGCAAGCGCGAGGTCGCGCTCGTGCACCCGGGCCGGCTCGTGCGGGAGCTCGCGCGCCTCGCGACCGAGCTCGGCGTCGAGATCCACGAGCACTCGCCCGTGCGCCGACTCGACGACTCCGCCACCGGCGTGCGCGTCGTCACCGACGCCGGATCCGTGACGGGCTCCCACGTGGCGCTCGGCACGAGCGTCTACCCGTCGCTCCTCACGCGCAACCGCCTCATGACGGTGCCCGTGTACGACTATGTGGTCATGACCGAGCCGCTCGGGCCCGGCCAGCTCGCCTCCATCGGGTGGGAGGGCCGCCAGGGAATCGGCGACCTCGCCAACCAGTTCCACTACTACCGCCGCACCGCCGACGATCGGATCCTGTTCGGCGGCTACGACGCGATCTACCACTACGGCGGACGCGTGCGCGCACAGTACGAAGACCGCCCGCAGAGCTTCGAGAAGCTCGCCTCGCATTTCTTCACCACGTTCCCGCAGCTCGAAGGGCTCCAGTTCAGCCACAAGTGGGCGGGCGCCATCGACACCAGCACCCAGTTCTGCGCCTTCTTCGGCACCGCCCGCAAGGGGCGCATCGCCTACGCCGCCGGCTACACCGGCCTCGGCGTGGGTGCCACCCGCTTCGCCGCCGACACGATGCTCGACCTGCTCGATGGAGAACCCACCGAGCGCACCGAGCTCGAGATGGTGCGAAAGCGCCCGCTGCCGTTCCCTCCGGAACCGGCGGCATCCATGGGCATCAACGCGACCCGATGGTCGCTCGACCGGGCCGACCACACGGAAGGCCGACGCAACATACTGCTGCGCACACTGGATGCGCTCGGATTGGGGTTCGATTCGTGA
- a CDS encoding cupin domain-containing protein — MNSGAVFAALEAEVPHEPVEGDELVSGSPTIGYLDIGTTVDNAEVGVWEITPGVVRDVEEEEIFVVLKGRATIEFADGRPAIEVSAGSVVRLDAGMGTTWTVHETLRKIYVLPPSAE, encoded by the coding sequence GTGAATTCTGGAGCTGTCTTCGCGGCCCTCGAGGCTGAGGTCCCGCATGAGCCCGTGGAGGGCGATGAGCTCGTGTCGGGCTCGCCGACGATCGGCTACCTCGACATCGGCACGACGGTCGACAACGCCGAGGTGGGCGTCTGGGAGATCACGCCCGGTGTCGTGCGCGACGTCGAGGAGGAGGAGATCTTCGTCGTCCTGAAGGGGCGCGCGACGATCGAGTTCGCCGACGGCCGCCCGGCGATCGAGGTCTCGGCGGGCTCCGTCGTGAGACTCGACGCCGGCATGGGCACGACGTGGACGGTGCACGAGACGCTGCGCAAGATCTACGTGCTGCCGCCCTCGGCGGAGTGA
- a CDS encoding MFS transporter codes for MNQPIAADAPVTRIPHLARITGIWFFVFGFVARLPFAMNIVGLLTLVTVVRDSIAEAGLVSAAFGIATGLGGPLLGAIADRRGQRGVLLVASVAHAALLVVIVAAVYGDVPFGVVLLLTLLAGATLPPVAAYARARWLALLADDTRRGGRGVSTALGYESMVEEITFVGGPVLVGVLASLISPAAPLIMAAAVVLVFGTAFGLHWTVRAVHPGATPAGAIVAPRRSLVALSVLLPVAGMLFMGSFFGSTLASLTAVMDAQGLGESTGLIYGVMGATSAVAAITVGRLPASFSLHTRWVLAAAVMLVAGLVLWAAPELPVIVVVFVIVGVAVGAALVTMFTIGAHVAPPGRLATTMAMLSSAVTIGQGVTVATVGAVAEASGPGSVFASVAVASGGMLIVALLAALHQRSALTRLAR; via the coding sequence GTGAACCAGCCCATCGCGGCCGACGCTCCGGTGACCCGCATCCCCCACCTCGCGCGCATCACGGGGATCTGGTTCTTCGTCTTCGGGTTCGTCGCCCGTCTGCCGTTCGCGATGAACATCGTCGGTCTGCTGACGCTCGTGACGGTCGTGCGCGACTCGATCGCGGAGGCGGGTCTCGTCTCGGCGGCATTCGGAATCGCGACGGGGCTCGGCGGCCCGCTGCTGGGGGCGATCGCGGATCGCCGCGGCCAGCGCGGCGTGCTGCTCGTCGCCTCGGTGGCGCACGCAGCGCTGCTCGTGGTGATCGTCGCCGCCGTGTACGGCGACGTGCCGTTCGGGGTGGTCCTGCTTCTCACGCTGCTCGCGGGCGCGACGCTGCCGCCGGTCGCGGCGTATGCGCGGGCGCGCTGGCTCGCCCTGCTCGCCGACGACACGCGTCGCGGGGGCCGGGGCGTCTCGACGGCGCTCGGCTACGAGTCGATGGTCGAGGAGATCACCTTCGTGGGTGGTCCGGTGCTCGTGGGTGTGCTCGCGAGCCTGATCTCGCCCGCCGCCCCCCTGATCATGGCCGCTGCCGTCGTCTTGGTGTTCGGGACCGCGTTCGGCCTGCACTGGACGGTGCGCGCCGTGCATCCGGGTGCCACCCCCGCGGGAGCGATCGTCGCTCCGCGCCGCTCGCTCGTCGCGCTCTCGGTGCTCCTGCCGGTCGCGGGGATGCTCTTCATGGGTTCGTTCTTCGGTTCGACGCTCGCCTCCCTGACCGCTGTCATGGACGCCCAGGGTCTCGGCGAGAGCACCGGCCTCATCTACGGCGTCATGGGCGCCACCTCCGCCGTCGCCGCGATCACGGTCGGTCGCCTGCCGGCGAGCTTCTCGCTGCACACCCGGTGGGTGCTCGCCGCGGCCGTGATGCTCGTCGCCGGCCTCGTGCTGTGGGCGGCGCCTGAGCTTCCCGTCATCGTCGTCGTCTTCGTGATCGTCGGGGTGGCCGTGGGTGCGGCGCTCGTCACGATGTTCACGATCGGGGCGCACGTCGCGCCTCCCGGTCGGCTCGCGACCACGATGGCGATGCTGTCGAGCGCGGTCACGATCGGCCAGGGTGTGACGGTCGCGACCGTCGGCGCCGTCGCCGAGGCGTCAGGGCCGGGTTCGGTGTTCGCATCGGTGGCCGTCGCATCGGGCGGGATGCTGATCGTCGCGCTTCTCGCGGCGCTGCACCAGCGCTCCGCGCTCACGCGTCTCGCCCGCTGA
- the rplA gene encoding 50S ribosomal protein L1, with protein MAQKSKAYRAAVDKLEAGKFYGPDEAVAVVRETGSKKFDSTVEVALKLGVDPRKADQMVRGTVILPHGTGKTARVIVFATGPAAEAAIAAGADEVGGAELIEKVAGGYTAFDSAVSTPELMGQVGRLGKVLGPRGLMPNPKTGTVTPDVAKAVSDIKGGKIEFRVDKHANVHFVIGKAGFTAEQLAENFKAALDEINRAKPSSSKGRYIQKGSLSTTFGPGVPLDPAAL; from the coding sequence ATGGCTCAGAAGTCCAAGGCATACCGCGCCGCCGTCGACAAGCTCGAGGCTGGCAAGTTCTACGGTCCCGACGAGGCTGTCGCCGTCGTCCGTGAGACCGGTTCGAAGAAGTTCGACTCGACCGTCGAGGTCGCGCTGAAGCTCGGCGTTGACCCCCGCAAGGCAGACCAGATGGTGCGCGGCACCGTCATCCTGCCCCACGGCACCGGCAAGACCGCTCGCGTCATCGTGTTCGCGACGGGCCCCGCGGCTGAGGCCGCCATCGCTGCTGGCGCTGACGAGGTCGGCGGCGCCGAGCTCATCGAGAAGGTCGCCGGTGGCTACACCGCGTTCGACTCGGCCGTCTCGACGCCCGAGCTCATGGGCCAGGTCGGTCGTCTGGGTAAGGTCCTCGGTCCGCGTGGCCTCATGCCGAACCCCAAGACCGGCACCGTCACCCCCGATGTCGCGAAGGCTGTCTCCGACATCAAGGGCGGAAAGATCGAGTTCCGCGTCGACAAGCACGCCAACGTGCACTTCGTGATCGGCAAGGCGGGCTTCACCGCCGAGCAGCTCGCGGAGAACTTCAAGGCCGCTCTCGACGAGATCAACCGCGCCAAGCCGTCCAGCTCGAAGGGCCGCTACATCCAGAAGGGGTCGCTCTCGACCACCTTCGGCCCGGGCGTTCCGCTCGACCCGGCTGCGCTCTGA